The sequence below is a genomic window from Synechococcus sp. PCC 7335.
GACGAGTGTCCGCCGTATCCTGCAACTAGAGAGGCGGTTGTCAATGCAACAGATCGAACCTATCGGTGGCTGAAGCGCTGTATTAGTGCTCATGACAGAGCAGACCAGGCACTGTTTGGCATTGTGCAAGGTGGTACCTACCTAGATTTGAGAGCGACAGCAGCCAAGAACCTTGCAGCACTTGACTTACCAGGCTACGCGATCGGTGGAGTTAGCGTAGGTGAGCCGCCTGAGCTAATTGAGCAGATTGTGCAAGCAACGACTCCCCTACTGCCAGAAGACAAGCCACGTTATCTCATGGGTGTTGGCACATATAGAGAGATGGCTCAGGCGATCGCAGCGGGCATTGATCTATTTGATTGTGTAATTCCCACTAGGCTAGCGCGTCATGGCGCAGCGCTAGTCAAGGGAGATAGGTGGAATTTGAAGAACGCTCAGTTTCGCCGAGATCTAAACCCACTAGATGCAGATTGCCCCTGCTACACTTGCCAAAACTTCACAAGAGCCTACCTTTGTCATCTGATCCATGCTAAGGAAATGCTTGCCTACACACTTATCTCAATTCATAACATCACTGAACTCATTAGGTTCACAACAATGATCCGCAGTGCTATTTTGCAAGACAGCTTTACAGCCGAGTTTGCAGCTTGGCTGTAGACTCTAGTCTCTTTTAATTAGCAAGTTGGATCAGCAAGCTTTAGGTAGCGAAGAGCCTTCTGAATGAATATAGACCCGGCTAGCTGTATTAAGATGACCTCACATATCGTGATAAAATATCCTTAATATTACACAAGTATTTGGAGATGTTTGGTATATGGATGTTGCCTTTCTAGTAGCAGAGCTACCCGAAGCCTACCGCGCCTTTGGCCCTCTCATTGACGTTTTGCCCATTCTGCCCATCTTCTTTTTACTGTTAGCGTTCGTATGGCAAGCTTCTGTCGGGTTTAGATAGATTAGAAGCTGGTTCATAGCGGGTGGATCACAACCGATAACAGTGCTGGTTTTTTAGGCTAAACCTGAAATTATCGAAACTAGTCGTTAGGTTCTCATTCCTTACTAGCTTAGAGAGCTCGATTCATTTGGACTTACTTAAGTAGTCTTAGGCAGCATCTCTAGTTAGCCTATGTACGATAGCTAAAGATATTTAATTAAGTTAATCAAGTAAAAAGGGCCAGTTCTGTATCTTCAGAACCGGCCCTTTTTACTGTTTGCCAATAGAAAGTCTTCAAAA
It includes:
- the tgt gene encoding tRNA guanosine(34) transglycosylase Tgt — its product is MITPSASSSSAFRAGNSKAPSPEAFAYQLQARCSHTKARAGVFHTPHGPVHTPRFMPVGTLANVKTVTPAQLKACNAQMVLANTYHLHLQPGEALIAEAGGVHRFMNWDGPMLTDSGGFQVFSLSEMRTVTDEGATFRSPRDGRIIEMTPEHSIEIQNALGADVIMAFDECPPYPATREAVVNATDRTYRWLKRCISAHDRADQALFGIVQGGTYLDLRATAAKNLAALDLPGYAIGGVSVGEPPELIEQIVQATTPLLPEDKPRYLMGVGTYREMAQAIAAGIDLFDCVIPTRLARHGAALVKGDRWNLKNAQFRRDLNPLDADCPCYTCQNFTRAYLCHLIHAKEMLAYTLISIHNITELIRFTTMIRSAILQDSFTAEFAAWL
- a CDS encoding photosystem II reaction center protein K — encoded protein: MDVAFLVAELPEAYRAFGPLIDVLPILPIFFLLLAFVWQASVGFR